The DNA window TCCAGCCGGTGGCCTCGCTCTGGAAGTAAAACCGATCGGTTTCCGGAATCCAGCCGACGGTTCCGGGGCCGCCGTATCCACTGATGCCAGGTCCTCCGATCCAGGCCGCGTCGTGCTGACGGTCGAGCACGGTGAGGTCGCCGGTGGTGGGGTCAAGCCGCACGATCCAGCGGTCCTTGTTGTTGTCGGAGCGGACGACGAGGACCGCGTGGGTCCCATCGGGACTCCAATAGGGACCGTAGCTGTAGAGTGAGCGCTTGGTTTCACTAGAGTCCAGCTCTGCCTCATTTGCCTGCCGGTAGTCGGGCACCTCGTACGCTCCCGGCAGCTGGTGCAGGTTCACCTCGTAGGTGGTGTCTCGCTCCAGGTCCTGGATATGCAACGAAAAGTCTTCCGGTGGAATGCCGACCTTCGGACGCGCATCTAGCACCTCGGCGTGGCCGTCGATCGTCACGTAATCAATCACCTGTGTTGGGTCAACCGCGTCCGGGGCCGATTGGAGGGCCACGGTTACGAACCGACCGGTCGGGGCAAGGCGCAACTGGTCAATCTCCTTGTCCTGGGTGTAGAACGGGGGCGGTGGATTGTCGGCCTGCCGGTCTCGCTTCTGGGCCTTCTCCGTACGTTCCTGCTCCTTCTTTTGCTCGCGTAGGGTCCGGAAAAGTTCGGTCTGCTGGTCCTGGAGAAATTTCTCACGGGGCGTTGGGGGCGGATCGTCCGACTCCGTACCGGCCCGAAGATCCGTACGCTGTCGCACGAGGCCTGAGGAAAGGGCCACGGAGAACAAGTTGTTGTCGCGTCGGAAAATCACCGTCTCACCGTCCGGGCCGAAGCGGGGGGAAGTCTCATCGGCGCGCGTATCCGTGAGGCGGGTCTGCGTATTGGTTTGTCGATTATAAAGGTAGAGGTCCCCGCCGGCCGTGTACACCTTTCGGCGATCGTCGTCGGTGTATACCTGCTCGCCGTGGTGCCAGCCGTCAAAGAACGGAGGATGTGAGCGACGCTCTTCGGGGGATACCTTGGTGGGCGCACCACCGCTTCGCGGCACCTTGTAGAGCGAGTCGCTTTCAAATTGGCCGTCTGGGTTCCAGTCGAAGTAGAGCGTCTGGCCGTTTTCATGCCACCGAACATTTTCGGGCCAGTCGCCAACCCAGGTTTTGGGCTCCTGCATGATCTGATCGACGGACAGGGAAGAGGTGCGCTCGGCGGGCTGTGCCTCGACCGTGGGGATCCATAGAAGAAGAGAGGTGAGGAGGAAAAGGGGAAAGGCGAAGCGGCGCATGCAGCGGAATCGGCATTCAAAAACGAGTGATCGCTTTAACATAGGTAGGCACCTGCAGAATGTCGATTCCTTCCCCTCAGCACACGGCAGTCGCAGGTTCCCGTCCGGCAGTAACAGAGAGGAGAGGGCGTGCGTATTTCTAAGTGAAGTGGAGTGACTCAATACGGGGGACCGCACCTGTACGAACAGGGCGGATGCTCAAGGGAGCGGGGGAGAATCAGGTTGCACACTCAGCACCTCTCAGGTACTTGCCAGGATGACAGTTCCAGAATGCGTGCGTACGGCCGCTCGGGTTCTTCGGGCGTGCCCCGGAGAGGCCTACTTCTGGATGGGCGCCCTTGTCGGAGTGGCCAGCATCGACCCACAGGGGCCGTCCCTCCTGAACCTCTGCCTAATTGAGAATCTAGGGCTTCCCTGCCCGGGGGATGGGCTTGGTCAATCCATTGCCCATCTCGTGCGTGGACAGTTCAAGGCATCATGGAGCGCACACCCACTGGGCGCGCCGGTCGTGGCGGGCTTGGTCTATCACATCGGGGGGCTTTTCCGATCGGCGCCGGTACGGAATGACGACGCCTTCTCTCATCAGTGAACACTACCATGTCCAAAATCCTCAAACACCTTCCCGAACTTGAGGGGGACGAGCAGGTCGAAGTGGCGCGTCTTCTTAACAAGATGAACGACCGGCAGGCCGAGCATTTTGCCCGCATCTACCGGTCCCGTCGTCGGGATCCAATTCACGTTCTCATTCTGGCCGCCGTTGGATTTGTGGGCATTGCGGGTCTTCAGCGGCTCTATATGGAGGAAATCGGACTCGGGCTCGTGTACGTGTTTACGGCGGGACTCTGCCTCATCGGGACGATCTACGACATCGTCAAGTACCAGGATCTGGCCTTTCGATACAATCGAGAGGTGGCAATGGAGGTGGCGGAAACGGTTCGGACCGTATATGACGAGGAGGACTGATACCGGGTTCGGATGTAGACGTCAGCTATTGAGAGGAACGTCAGCACGAGCGTTCAGAAGTCGAATGCTGCTCGTTCCTTCAAGAGAGGGCACCGGTGGCGCCGTTGGATTCCAACGGCGCTACGGATTGGGTTCTCATACACACCAATGCTGAAGGATTTAGTAAGACACGCAACGCTACGAGCACCGTCTCTGATCTGTGCGCGGAATCGAGGGAGGACGAGTGAATCGAGAGGCGGCATCCGCTCTGGTCGCGTGCGTACGCCTTGCGTTTTCGGAGTGCCCCAACAGGGGAGAGCAGAGTCCTCCCGTTCGCCGAGAGCTGGGCGTGAAAGGCTACCCGAGCCGTTTCCGGGCCTCTTGCATGAGAGCGTCCTGCAATCCCGGGGTGCCTTCCGCGTCCGGGGTGCGCTGGACGTAGCGGCCGTCCGGGCGCAGCTCCCAGGCGGTTGCGTCTTCCATGGCGTAGCGGAGCGCCCGGCGGAGCCGCTTCAGGTGAGTTGGGTCCTGCACCGGCACTGCGGCTTCCACCCGGTCGTCGAGCCGGCTGCGCTGCCAGTCGCCACTGCCGATGTAGACCTGCGGGTCTCCGGCGTTGTCGAACCAGAAGACGCGGTCGTGCTCCAGAAAACGGCCCACGATGCTCACCACGCGAATCGACTCACTGAGGTCCTCCAGGCCCGGCCGCAGCCGACAGATGCCGCGTACGATGAGGTCGATGTCCACGCCGGCCTGGGCGGCCTCGTATAGGGCACTGATGAGGCGGCGGTCGCCAAGCTCATTCATCTTCGCGATGATACGCCCGTCGTTTCCGTTTTCCTCATGCTCGATCTCCTGGCGAATGAGACGGAGGAAGGAGTCGCGCATGTCGTGGGGAGCAACGAGCAGGCGGTCGTACGTTTGCTCGGGGGCGTAGCCGGTCAGGTAGTGGAAGAGGTTGGTAAGGTCGCGCCCGATGGCATTGTTGCAGGTGAGGAGGCCGTAGTCGGTGTAGCGACGGGCCGTCTGCGTGTTGTAGTTTCCAGTGCTAATGTGGCAGTAGGTTTGTAGAGAGCCGTTTTCGCGTCGCACGACCATGGCTGCCTGGGCGTGCGTTTTGAGGCCCACCAGCCCGTACGCCACGTGTACGCCGGCGTCTTCCAGCTTGCGTCCCCACTCGATGTTTTCTTCCTCGTCGAATCGGGCCTTCACCTCCACGAGCACGGCCACCTGCTTGCCCTGTTCGGCTGCCTCTACCAGTGCGGCGACGATGGGGGATTCGGAGGAGGTGCGGTAGAGCGTCTGTTTGATCGCCAAGACCTGCGGGTCCTGCGCGGCTTCCTCAATGAACCGCTGGACGCTGTTCGTAAACGACTCGTAGGGATGATGAACGAGCAGGTCATCCTCGCAAATGACATCGAAAATCGAGTCTACCTCCGGCTCGCCCCGTTCCTGATGCAGCCGTGGAGGCACCACCGGCGTCCACGTTGGAAAGCGGAGATCGCTGCGGTAGCGTTCATCCGGAATGTGGAGGTCGGCCAAGGCCGTGACGTCCGAGTAGTCGATGGGCCCTTCGGATACGTACACGTCCTGGGAGGTAATCTCGAGCTTCTCTTTCAAGAACGTACGCACTGACGCTGGAGTGTCGGGCTCCACTTCCAGCCGTACCACGGGCGCAAACCGGCGCTCGCGGAGGCGCTCCGAGATCATCTCCAGCAGGTCGTCAGCTTCTTCCTCATCCCGTCGCACGTCGGCGTTGCGGGTCACGCGAAAGGCGTAGACCCCTTCAACCTCCATGCCGCGAAACAGCTCGTCGGCGTGGTGAGCGATGACTTGCTCAATGGGCACGAACTGTAGTGGGGCGTCCAGCGGCAGCCAGCGTTTGCGGCTGGTGGGCACTTTTACGCGGGCAAAGTGCTGCGAGTCGCGCTTGGGGTGGCGGAGCAGCACCGCCAGCGAGAGGCTCATGTTGGAGATGAACGGAAAGGGACGTCCCGGATCCACCGCCAGCGGGGTGAGGATGGGAAAAATGTCTTTGCGGAACGTCGTTTCCAGCTGGGCCTGTTGCTTTGAGGAGAGGGCGTCGTAGTCGCGCACCCGCAGCCCAATTTCACTCTTCAGGGTTGGGGCCAACTGCTGTTTCCAGGTGGTGCCCAACGCCTTATAGAGGGGCTGGATGGCGTTCGAAATCAGGTCAAGCTGCTCTTCGGGGGTGCGACCGTCGGGGGAGAGGGTCGTCACATCCGCCGCGACTTGTCGTTTCAGACCGCCGATCCGCTTGCGTACGAAGCCGTCGAGGTTCGAAGCGGCAATGCCGAGGAAGCGGACGCGCTCCAGCAGGGGCGTGCGCGGATTTTGGGCAACGTGCAGGACGCGCCAGTTGTAGTCAAGCCAGCTCAGCTCACGATTAAAGAAGAGACTCGGATGGTCCAGGGGCGGGTCCGACGGAAGGGGTTGCGGGGCGACGGCCCGGGGCAGACGGGCGGTGTCCATTGCCGCCACGCCATCGCCGCGTTCGGGCACCGGACTCGGTTCGTGGTACACAGGCGCGTCGGACATCGCCGGGGAAGAGGGGGCCATGTGAGAAAGGCAAAAGCAATCGGGGGCACGTGAGCGTCCTACCTAACTGCGGTCGGGCAGGGATGGATTCCGCAACTCCGTTTGTAGGTGTGGGGGGACCAATGAGGCCGAGTGTACGGATCTGCCTGTCCCGATCCGTGCGAAGCATCTAGACCTTCCCAAGTGAACCGAGGAGAACTGTGATGGTGGGAATCTAAACCTCCTAGATCGCCCCTATTTCAGCGGAAACGGTCTTCTTGGATTCTCTTACGGATCAGGACAGGCAGATTCGGGGCTCAGGTCTCGTTTCCTCACGCCCCAAAGCTGATACCCAGCACGATCGACCAGGTCTGGCACGACGATGGACCGGAGCACCCTGCATGGGGTACCCCTAAACCCGCAGACTTCCCCACGCACAAACGCAATCAGTCCTCAAGGAAGTCGCCACGCTGGACGTGCTTGCGGAGCTCTTGAAGCGACATCATCTTCTGCTGCAGGCGCTGTACGGTTTCCTCCTTTTCATTTTGACTTGCTTCGTAGATCCGGTCCCGCACCTCTGCAATAGCGTCCTCTACGCGGTCGAGTTTGAGCAGCTTCATCGCGCTTTCTGCCGCGGCGTACGGCCGGTCGTTGAGTTTCGGCACCGGGATGTCTTCGCGCTCAGCCCAATTTTCCGACGCCTCGTGCTCCTCCACCATCACAGAGGCGGCCAGTTGCTGGAGACGGTCGCCGTGTGCCCCGTCCAGAAAGGATTGCGGCCGCACGTTGTTGTTTTGATACATCTCGACGAGCGCCTGTACGAGCTCGCGGGGCGGCCCCTCCGTAAACTCGTCAAGGGCCATGTGGCCGAGTACGTGCTCCACCATCCGTCGGCCCTGCTCCAGCATGAGACGCAGAAGCACGCGTTCTTCCGGCAGAGGACGGGCGGGCTCGGACGATTGTTGCTGAGGTGGGGCCTCCGACGTATCGGGGGGCGGCGGCTGTGGACGATTTGCGCCGCCGTCGGACGCTGATGCCTCGGCGGGCGCGGGAGAGGGGTGGGGCGCCTGTTCTTCTTGGGATTGGCGCTCCTGCCGCTTGGCCTCCCGCTTCTGGCGGCGGCGGGCCTGCTGCTCTAAGCGCTCGCGCTCTTCTTCTAGCATCCGGAAGAGGTCGGCGTCTGGCACGTTGACGACCTCACTCGTACGGGTCACGTACTCGCGCCGCAGGTTGGGGTCGGGAATGTGAGCCACCGACTCAATGATGTCGCGCTGCACTTCCACGCGGTCTTCCGGTGTCTTCAATTCGCCCTGCCGGCGGGCGCGCTGGTACGCAAAAGAGGGCAAATCCTGCCGGTGCTCCTCTACATATTCGTTGAACGCATCGCCGCCATTTTCCTGAACGTACTCGTCCGGGTCGTTGCCCTCTGGCAATTCCACGGCGTACGCCCCCATGCCCTGCTCCAGCACACGGTCCATGCCGCGCATGGTGGCCCGGCTGCCCGCCTCGTCGGCGTCGTAGAGCAGAAGTACTCGCTTGGCGTAGCGGTGGAGCGTTTGCACCTGTCCTTCGGTGAGGGCCGTGCCGCTGGACGCGACGACATTCTCGACGCCCGCCTGGGAGAGGCTGATGACGTCGGTGTAGCCCTCCACCAGCATCACCTCGTCGGTCTGCCGAATGGCCCGCTTGGCGTGGTTCAGTCCGTAGAGGACCTCCTTCTTGTGGTAGACCTTCGTCTCCGGCGAGTTGATGTACTTCGGCTGGTCCCGATCGTCATCGGGATCCAGGATGCGCCCGGCGAAGGCCAGCACTTTGCCGATGTGGGAGAAAATGGGAAAGATGATGCGGCCCCGGTATCGGTCGTAGTAGCCGCTGCCGTCGTTGCGCTCGACCACAAGGCCCGCTTTTTCCAGCGTCTCCGGATCCAGTTGTTGGTCCTCGGCCGCCGTGAGGAGCGCGTCCCACTCGTCCGGCGCGTAGCCGAGCCCAAACTGCTTGATCGTGGACGGCGTGTAGCCACGGTCGCGGAGGTAGTCGAGCGCCGGGCGGCCGCGGTCCGTCTGCGTGAGCTGGTGGTAGAAGAAGCGGGCCGCAAAGCGGAGGGCGTGGAGAATGGACTCTCGTTCATTTGCCGCCTCCTGGTCGACCTCCTCCTCGGGCAGCGGAATGTTGTAGCGCTCGGCCAGGACGCGCACACCCTCCAAGAAGCCGACGCCTTCAATCTCCTGGACGAATTTGAAGACGTCGCCTCCATTCTGGCAGCCGAAGCAGTAGTAGAGGTTTTTCTCCGGGTCGACGCTGAACGAGGGGGTATCCTCGTTGTGGAAGGGGCATAGACCCATAAAGCGGGAGCCGCTCCGCTTCAACTGGACGTAGTCGCCCGCTACGTCCACGATGTCGGCCGCGGCACGAACCTCCTCCACCTTTTCGTCCGGGATGGGCATGGCTGTGATCAATCATACAGTCCCGAGCCGACTGGGGGTATGTGTACAGTATGTGCGGGCTCGGGGTTCGAGTCGAAAGGACGATCCTTCTCTCGAAGGGGATCTGGTGTTGACTCAGGTCGCCTGTGCTCTCCGTCTGTCAGGGGAGGCACCAGAGGTTGTCGGACGCCCAGGACGCTACACAGAAGGGATTGACCGTTGCGGGTGACGGACAATCCAGTGTTTGAGCGCGTCGCTCCTACGGTTCAATCCGCCAGATCACAGTCCAACGGTGCTACGGATGCGCGCAGGCTAGACCAATCGATCCATTGAGGGCGTCACGTGGTGTTGGGCTTGTGTGTCCTCGCCTTCGACCGGTCCGATATCCGGCTTGTCGGCGCACTGGCACGAGGAGAGACTGGTGCACAGCACAAGGGCTGCGAAGATCAGAAGGCGCTTCATGACCGCTCTAAACTATCGTTGAGGAAAGGGCCGAATCGTTGTTCAAGGATAGGAGGAATGCGCACCGGTCGCAAGAGCAGTCCCCCTTGTTTAGAGGACGAGGCGCCGTCTTTTCGCCATTTTCCCGGATTGCAGAGGGCAAGGCGTTCTCGCACGAAACCGCCCCGTG is part of the Salinibacter sp. 10B genome and encodes:
- a CDS encoding prolyl oligopeptidase family serine peptidase: MRRFAFPLFLLTSLLLWIPTVEAQPAERTSSLSVDQIMQEPKTWVGDWPENVRWHENGQTLYFDWNPDGQFESDSLYKVPRSGGAPTKVSPEERRSHPPFFDGWHHGEQVYTDDDRRKVYTAGGDLYLYNRQTNTQTRLTDTRADETSPRFGPDGETVIFRRDNNLFSVALSSGLVRQRTDLRAGTESDDPPPTPREKFLQDQQTELFRTLREQKKEQERTEKAQKRDRQADNPPPPFYTQDKEIDQLRLAPTGRFVTVALQSAPDAVDPTQVIDYVTIDGHAEVLDARPKVGIPPEDFSLHIQDLERDTTYEVNLHQLPGAYEVPDYRQANEAELDSSETKRSLYSYGPYWSPDGTHAVLVVRSDNNKDRWIVRLDPTTGDLTVLDRQHDAAWIGGPGISGYGGPGTVGWIPETDRFYFQSEATGWSHLYTVNVETGEKQQLTSGEFEVYEPRLSKDGSTWIFASSAHSPYERHLYRMPVGGGERTRLTTKTGTHHAAVTPDGTRLGLLYATTNQPPEVYLKDASPDASPSQATASPTDEWSQYDWRDPEITRFEASDGVEVPLQIFRPENPNGSAVLFVHGAGYLQNVVKDWTHYFREYMFHNLLTDLGYTVLNVDYRGSAGYGRDWRTAVYRHMGGRDLQDYVDASEWLTETENIPPERQFIYGGSYGGFMTLMALFNAPDHFGGGAALRSVTDWAHYNDVYTSNILNTPQTDSIAYARSSPIYHAEGLEDPLLMPHGLVDTNVQPQDIFRLTQRLIELGKEDWELALYPVEGHGFEEPSSWADEYRRILELIQSSVGPDATPGSQ
- a CDS encoding DUF2752 domain-containing protein; translation: MRTAARVLRACPGEAYFWMGALVGVASIDPQGPSLLNLCLIENLGLPCPGDGLGQSIAHLVRGQFKASWSAHPLGAPVVAGLVYHIGGLFRSAPVRNDDAFSHQ
- a CDS encoding NINE protein, with the protein product MSKILKHLPELEGDEQVEVARLLNKMNDRQAEHFARIYRSRRRDPIHVLILAAVGFVGIAGLQRLYMEEIGLGLVYVFTAGLCLIGTIYDIVKYQDLAFRYNREVAMEVAETVRTVYDEED
- the ppk1 gene encoding polyphosphate kinase 1, which translates into the protein MAPSSPAMSDAPVYHEPSPVPERGDGVAAMDTARLPRAVAPQPLPSDPPLDHPSLFFNRELSWLDYNWRVLHVAQNPRTPLLERVRFLGIAASNLDGFVRKRIGGLKRQVAADVTTLSPDGRTPEEQLDLISNAIQPLYKALGTTWKQQLAPTLKSEIGLRVRDYDALSSKQQAQLETTFRKDIFPILTPLAVDPGRPFPFISNMSLSLAVLLRHPKRDSQHFARVKVPTSRKRWLPLDAPLQFVPIEQVIAHHADELFRGMEVEGVYAFRVTRNADVRRDEEEADDLLEMISERLRERRFAPVVRLEVEPDTPASVRTFLKEKLEITSQDVYVSEGPIDYSDVTALADLHIPDERYRSDLRFPTWTPVVPPRLHQERGEPEVDSIFDVICEDDLLVHHPYESFTNSVQRFIEEAAQDPQVLAIKQTLYRTSSESPIVAALVEAAEQGKQVAVLVEVKARFDEEENIEWGRKLEDAGVHVAYGLVGLKTHAQAAMVVRRENGSLQTYCHISTGNYNTQTARRYTDYGLLTCNNAIGRDLTNLFHYLTGYAPEQTYDRLLVAPHDMRDSFLRLIRQEIEHEENGNDGRIIAKMNELGDRRLISALYEAAQAGVDIDLIVRGICRLRPGLEDLSESIRVVSIVGRFLEHDRVFWFDNAGDPQVYIGSGDWQRSRLDDRVEAAVPVQDPTHLKRLRRALRYAMEDATAWELRPDGRYVQRTPDAEGTPGLQDALMQEARKRLG
- the dnaG gene encoding DNA primase — encoded protein: MPIPDEKVEEVRAAADIVDVAGDYVQLKRSGSRFMGLCPFHNEDTPSFSVDPEKNLYYCFGCQNGGDVFKFVQEIEGVGFLEGVRVLAERYNIPLPEEEVDQEAANERESILHALRFAARFFYHQLTQTDRGRPALDYLRDRGYTPSTIKQFGLGYAPDEWDALLTAAEDQQLDPETLEKAGLVVERNDGSGYYDRYRGRIIFPIFSHIGKVLAFAGRILDPDDDRDQPKYINSPETKVYHKKEVLYGLNHAKRAIRQTDEVMLVEGYTDVISLSQAGVENVVASSGTALTEGQVQTLHRYAKRVLLLYDADEAGSRATMRGMDRVLEQGMGAYAVELPEGNDPDEYVQENGGDAFNEYVEEHRQDLPSFAYQRARRQGELKTPEDRVEVQRDIIESVAHIPDPNLRREYVTRTSEVVNVPDADLFRMLEEERERLEQQARRRQKREAKRQERQSQEEQAPHPSPAPAEASASDGGANRPQPPPPDTSEAPPQQQSSEPARPLPEERVLLRLMLEQGRRMVEHVLGHMALDEFTEGPPRELVQALVEMYQNNNVRPQSFLDGAHGDRLQQLAASVMVEEHEASENWAEREDIPVPKLNDRPYAAAESAMKLLKLDRVEDAIAEVRDRIYEASQNEKEETVQRLQQKMMSLQELRKHVQRGDFLED